Proteins encoded in a region of the Veillonella parvula genome:
- a CDS encoding translocation/assembly module TamB domain-containing protein, which produces MTRKKWLLIGAAILGLSGIVGASINPMAQTYIAPMVKEQVNNVINGSIDYDSLRINWNGDVVLTDVTIKDRDGHLVGTAQEVAVGVKLSSLPKIVGGNTSGATAISSVIVEAPDFHIWQLADGSWSITKLVKPSDPNKSGTFDGSVTVNDGRVALRTKDGIKRNVGNLDGTMALDMSGMSKGAFTADVDGSAITLNGKIDMNNVSNFDLFVQADEIDTAGIMSFVPLRKDLSVTSGKLQDLHLNLKSEDGKYIMSGNVGFKGSTGTYKRGNTIYNITDGTGRIMLNNDQIIISRSSWRVNDQVTKINGLVTLGKDEEYLNLNVVADKVDLEAITDVGVSGIVGGRAHIGGTTVAPRVDATIASDGISYNGYYIDRLQGDIVYDNGLVRTDDVRLSVGEGSAKVKGQYVVDTGDFDTTIKIQNLPLGTFTKDMTSPVTGNIDGEMRILGKNNQVTDVVGAVEGRQIGIRGVVVDTAKANFTHADNSTNMTVVGTIGDGALSGYGYIQNGNIDATISGNALPLTALSPIIGQDVDGTLNTSFAIQGTLDNPNVMGTVWGQEVHYKGARFNNIHGDIKLDNHILTITNGHIGDGDGGYDVNGWYNLNTDVLDLNAKARAARIENVIRTVTDVPITGWFETDNHITGTAANPIIEGRAHLWDGSAYGKLVTNAFAKYNYQNDTLELYRFDIEGYGATITGGGTVSKEAINIDFEGKKIDMGRLLINTDYKVDGLLSGRGQITGSVDNPQFNGYISSDALSVNGELLNDIHGRVYADKSVVNVQDFTFAEADGGRYTAKGGMKFDDSRQLFGVLDVTNGSVKNLLTLLDRSNEHIDGKLNGSVEIGGTRDNPSVNVTGKINDVSIDEKIVGDATIDASLANRKFKVTTLKLPVDEGLIAIGGTMDLDGQADLQVALKDVDIVPFLPLMGKDIQATGWVTGVVNITGETKNPKVELSGAVESGSFNGVGIDEGFVLATMQDQVIQIQRIQGAKSGYKLSVYGKIPLAAIFTSGYIPANDSKSMDVTIDFNEADMAVIPLLTTSVKEATGPLKGTVHITGTIDQPEAYGTVSVRNGTMKLASVENQITGIDGDLIFSGQQGDFQSRINMGKGSAGLAAKVNWSGHTLTNYKAAVQLEDLEVRSEYVRGPLNGELYIADRDGLPTLIGTLNLEKIQFKIPLSLQSSESTKDMGVDVTVHAGKGVRLYDRTLYNMFISGDVHFGGSLQNPTASGQFDVRNGTFKYLSHVFNITKGNAHFVGGSYLPNLQLEAETNVSNYTIMLGVKGTVDHMDLSLSSNPTLSRKQIISMLTFGRGADSNSSTLTNEDVNAVATAGLQMFAFGYVQDALQNTLGLDRINITTGSIDPDEPTNRDTASNYNIEIGKYVLPRVMLTYSQGINNKQNKYGIEYSVKRNLKFTGWHTSKGNNYIGGRWTRSF; this is translated from the coding sequence ATGACCCGTAAAAAGTGGCTCCTTATCGGTGCAGCGATTTTAGGTTTGTCTGGTATTGTTGGTGCCAGCATCAATCCTATGGCTCAAACTTACATTGCACCTATGGTTAAAGAACAAGTAAATAATGTCATAAACGGATCTATAGACTATGATTCTCTCCGAATTAATTGGAATGGTGATGTTGTTCTAACAGATGTGACTATCAAAGATAGAGATGGTCATTTAGTTGGAACTGCTCAAGAGGTAGCTGTAGGAGTTAAACTATCTTCTTTGCCGAAGATTGTCGGTGGCAACACATCAGGGGCTACGGCTATTTCTAGTGTAATCGTTGAGGCGCCAGATTTTCATATATGGCAACTAGCTGATGGGTCGTGGAGTATAACTAAGTTAGTAAAACCATCCGATCCAAATAAGTCGGGTACTTTTGATGGCTCTGTGACTGTTAATGATGGTCGCGTAGCGCTACGTACTAAAGATGGAATAAAGAGGAATGTAGGAAATCTTGATGGGACTATGGCGCTTGATATGAGTGGCATGTCTAAAGGTGCCTTTACTGCTGATGTAGATGGTTCCGCAATTACCTTGAATGGCAAAATTGATATGAACAATGTATCTAATTTTGATCTCTTTGTACAAGCTGATGAAATTGATACTGCTGGTATTATGAGTTTTGTTCCACTTCGTAAGGATCTATCTGTAACGAGTGGTAAGTTACAAGATTTACATTTAAATCTTAAAAGTGAAGATGGCAAATACATTATGAGTGGTAATGTAGGCTTTAAAGGTTCAACAGGCACTTATAAACGGGGTAATACAATTTATAATATTACCGATGGCACGGGTCGCATTATGCTTAATAATGATCAAATCATTATTAGTCGTAGTTCTTGGAGGGTAAATGATCAAGTAACAAAGATCAATGGCTTAGTTACACTAGGCAAAGATGAAGAGTATTTAAATCTTAATGTTGTGGCCGATAAAGTAGATTTAGAGGCGATAACAGACGTCGGTGTTTCTGGTATTGTAGGTGGGCGTGCACATATTGGTGGCACGACAGTAGCTCCACGTGTAGATGCAACGATTGCTAGTGATGGTATTTCTTATAATGGTTACTATATTGATCGTTTACAAGGTGATATTGTATATGATAACGGTTTAGTTCGTACGGATGATGTGCGCCTATCAGTAGGCGAAGGTAGTGCAAAGGTTAAGGGCCAATATGTGGTTGATACAGGGGATTTTGATACTACTATAAAGATTCAAAATTTACCTTTAGGCACTTTCACAAAAGATATGACCTCACCGGTTACAGGTAATATCGATGGTGAGATGCGTATCTTAGGAAAAAATAATCAAGTTACAGATGTTGTAGGCGCTGTTGAAGGTCGCCAAATAGGCATTCGCGGTGTTGTAGTTGATACTGCAAAAGCTAACTTTACACATGCAGATAATAGTACAAATATGACCGTTGTAGGCACTATAGGAGATGGGGCGCTAAGCGGATATGGCTATATCCAAAATGGTAATATAGATGCCACTATTTCCGGTAATGCATTGCCATTGACCGCACTAAGTCCTATTATTGGTCAAGATGTTGATGGCACCTTGAATACCTCTTTTGCGATACAAGGTACATTGGATAATCCAAATGTAATGGGCACTGTATGGGGGCAAGAGGTACATTATAAAGGGGCTCGATTCAATAATATCCATGGAGATATTAAGCTAGATAACCATATTCTCACTATCACCAATGGACATATTGGTGATGGCGATGGGGGCTATGATGTTAATGGTTGGTATAATCTTAATACAGATGTGTTAGATCTAAATGCCAAGGCTCGGGCTGCTCGTATTGAAAATGTGATTCGTACTGTTACAGATGTTCCTATTACAGGTTGGTTTGAAACAGACAATCATATTACAGGGACGGCTGCAAATCCGATTATAGAAGGTCGTGCTCATTTGTGGGATGGTTCTGCTTATGGCAAACTCGTGACCAATGCGTTTGCAAAATATAACTATCAGAATGATACATTAGAGCTTTATAGATTTGATATTGAAGGTTATGGTGCAACTATCACAGGTGGCGGTACAGTATCTAAAGAAGCAATTAATATTGATTTTGAAGGCAAAAAAATTGATATGGGCAGATTGCTCATTAATACGGATTACAAAGTTGATGGTTTGCTATCTGGTCGAGGACAAATTACTGGATCTGTGGATAACCCTCAATTCAATGGCTATATTTCATCCGATGCCTTATCAGTTAATGGGGAATTATTGAACGATATTCATGGTCGTGTTTATGCAGATAAATCGGTTGTAAATGTGCAAGATTTCACCTTTGCTGAAGCCGATGGTGGTCGCTACACTGCTAAAGGTGGTATGAAGTTTGATGATAGTAGACAACTATTTGGTGTATTAGATGTTACTAATGGTAGCGTAAAGAATTTGCTAACCTTGCTAGACCGGTCCAATGAACACATTGATGGCAAATTAAATGGTTCTGTTGAAATCGGAGGTACACGCGACAATCCAAGCGTTAATGTAACAGGCAAGATTAATGATGTAAGTATTGATGAAAAGATTGTTGGTGATGCAACTATCGATGCAAGTCTTGCTAATCGTAAATTCAAAGTTACAACTTTGAAACTGCCTGTTGATGAAGGTCTCATTGCAATAGGCGGTACGATGGATCTTGATGGTCAAGCGGACTTACAGGTTGCATTAAAGGATGTTGATATAGTACCGTTCTTGCCACTTATGGGTAAGGATATTCAAGCTACTGGTTGGGTGACTGGCGTTGTAAATATCACTGGGGAAACTAAGAATCCTAAAGTAGAATTATCCGGTGCTGTAGAGTCGGGGTCCTTTAATGGTGTTGGTATTGATGAAGGTTTTGTATTGGCTACAATGCAAGATCAAGTTATTCAGATTCAACGAATTCAAGGTGCCAAAAGTGGGTATAAGCTAAGTGTCTATGGTAAGATTCCATTAGCGGCAATCTTTACGTCTGGGTATATTCCAGCAAATGATAGCAAATCTATGGATGTAACTATTGATTTTAACGAAGCAGATATGGCTGTTATCCCTCTTCTTACAACTAGTGTTAAGGAGGCAACAGGTCCGTTAAAAGGCACGGTTCACATTACAGGCACTATTGATCAGCCTGAAGCATATGGTACTGTATCGGTACGTAATGGTACGATGAAATTGGCAAGTGTAGAAAATCAAATTACTGGTATTGATGGTGACTTAATTTTCTCTGGTCAACAAGGTGATTTCCAATCCCGTATTAATATGGGCAAAGGCTCAGCTGGTTTGGCTGCTAAAGTAAATTGGTCTGGACATACTCTTACTAATTACAAGGCGGCAGTTCAGCTAGAAGACTTAGAGGTTCGCAGTGAATATGTAAGAGGACCTTTGAATGGTGAACTTTATATTGCTGACCGAGATGGATTGCCGACCCTTATTGGTACTTTAAATCTTGAAAAGATTCAATTCAAAATTCCTCTTTCCTTACAATCTAGTGAAAGTACCAAAGATATGGGGGTGGATGTTACTGTTCATGCGGGTAAAGGTGTACGTTTATATGATCGCACCTTATACAACATGTTTATCAGTGGCGATGTTCATTTTGGTGGATCCTTACAAAATCCAACTGCTAGTGGTCAATTCGATGTTAGAAATGGCACGTTTAAGTATTTGAGCCATGTATTTAATATTACAAAAGGGAATGCTCATTTCGTAGGTGGCTCTTATTTACCAAACTTACAATTAGAGGCTGAAACAAATGTAAGTAATTACACTATTATGCTTGGCGTAAAAGGGACAGTGGATCATATGGACTTATCATTGTCCTCTAATCCTACATTGTCTAGAAAGCAAATCATTTCCATGTTGACCTTCGGCCGCGGTGCAGATTCAAATAGTAGTACTTTGACAAATGAAGATGTGAATGCTGTGGCTACAGCAGGGCTTCAAATGTTTGCTTTTGGCTATGTACAAGATGCATTACAAAATACACTTGGGTTAGACCGCATCAATATTACAACAGGGTCAATTGATCCCGATGAGCCAACCAATAGGGATACGGCAAGTAATTATAATATTGAAATCGGTAAATATGTATTACCGAGAGTCATGTTGACTTATTCTCAAGGTATTAATAACAAACAAAATAAATATGGTATAGAATATTCTGTTAAACGAAACCTTAAGTTCACGGGATGGCATACATCAAAAGGGAACAATTATATAGGTGGTCGTTGGACACGTAGCTTTTAA
- a CDS encoding TolC family protein, translating to MNKKVLSLGVMLSLVTTGAFAADVVTTSVNNGDQLSKYQKEAIQLTQKQLAEKSVLDSKTYERTLALNEARTVDLALANNRTAKQTKWGYEAAKSAVSQVAAGKNPSVSYGWSAQKTGGDTGSGKSGSHNFSISAPVFNPQLDASIDSARYTREGTGASYEEALQQAKYDALNGYYTLIMSRNMVDVAQQAVKDYQGHVTNVEAQYNVGLVASSDVLAAKTNLDDSQTSLVKAQNAANLAEANLNQVIAYPAQTAITTAEHDLQYKPYNVTLEQAKAYAMLHRSALVKSALDVKSAEEAVKSAKAGYLPTVAVKAGRGYGDPDGYFGTSTKSWSVGASATWNLWDGGATQNAIKKANAQLEQAKEANLATVDAVLLAVQKAYLNLRAAEQTIQSTQTAVAQGQESFRIATLRYRAGVGTNLDVLDAETKLTTARNNYVEALYNYNISIAALEQLTGVPLSTPVGQGAEVIANSGAVEQLSKLGGNQ from the coding sequence ATGAATAAAAAGGTTCTTTCCTTAGGTGTAATGCTTTCTTTAGTTACTACTGGTGCATTTGCCGCTGATGTAGTAACTACATCCGTTAACAACGGAGACCAATTAAGCAAATATCAAAAAGAAGCTATTCAATTAACACAAAAGCAATTAGCAGAAAAATCTGTTTTAGATAGTAAAACCTATGAACGTACATTAGCTTTAAACGAAGCCCGTACGGTTGATTTAGCATTAGCTAATAATCGTACAGCTAAGCAAACTAAATGGGGTTATGAAGCTGCTAAATCTGCAGTAAGCCAAGTAGCAGCTGGTAAGAATCCAAGTGTTAGTTATGGTTGGAGTGCTCAAAAAACGGGCGGTGACACAGGTAGTGGCAAATCTGGTAGTCATAACTTCTCCATTAGTGCGCCTGTATTCAATCCACAACTCGATGCAAGCATTGATTCTGCACGTTATACTCGTGAAGGTACTGGTGCTAGCTATGAAGAGGCTTTACAACAAGCAAAATATGATGCTCTTAACGGTTATTATACATTGATTATGAGCCGTAATATGGTAGATGTAGCACAACAAGCTGTTAAAGATTATCAAGGTCATGTAACCAATGTAGAGGCACAGTATAATGTTGGTTTAGTGGCGAGCTCCGATGTATTGGCCGCTAAAACAAATCTTGATGATTCTCAAACATCTCTTGTAAAAGCGCAAAATGCTGCAAATTTAGCAGAGGCGAACTTAAATCAAGTTATTGCATACCCTGCACAAACAGCTATTACTACAGCAGAGCATGATTTACAATATAAACCATATAATGTAACTTTGGAGCAAGCGAAAGCATATGCTATGCTTCATCGTTCCGCTCTTGTTAAATCAGCTCTTGATGTAAAATCTGCGGAAGAAGCTGTAAAATCTGCTAAGGCGGGTTATTTGCCTACGGTTGCTGTAAAAGCTGGTCGTGGCTATGGTGATCCAGATGGTTACTTTGGTACAAGTACAAAGTCCTGGAGTGTTGGTGCTAGTGCTACTTGGAACTTATGGGACGGTGGTGCAACACAAAATGCTATTAAAAAAGCAAATGCACAACTTGAACAAGCAAAAGAAGCTAACTTGGCAACTGTTGATGCTGTATTGTTAGCTGTACAAAAAGCATACTTGAATTTACGAGCTGCTGAACAAACAATCCAAAGTACACAAACTGCAGTCGCACAAGGTCAAGAAAGTTTCCGTATTGCTACGCTTCGTTACCGTGCAGGTGTTGGTACGAACCTTGATGTACTTGATGCAGAAACTAAGTTGACAACAGCTCGTAATAACTATGTAGAAGCTCTTTACAATTACAATATTAGCATTGCGGCTCTTGAACAATTAACAGGCGTTCCATTGTCTACACCTGTAGGTCAAGGTGCTGAAGTTATTGCTAATAGTGGTGCTGTTGAACAATTGTCAAAACTAGGCGGCAATCAATAA
- a CDS encoding MlaD family protein has translation MKWTTEAKVGAFTIIGIVLFIAGILFVGRIDIWAKPQMTITGDFTQVNGLKNGNQVKFSGVAIGTVSDIEITPRGVVVKMKLDEKTQIPSDSIFSLGSDGFLGDKFIQISPGQSKVYLQDGDSVKGEGVDAVDKAMQSAQKLMDGTEKMLQSINSIIGDPATQSALKYSLQSTAVMADNAVAITQNMADVTAQLNQAAQQFNADGNAGNDMRAILTNLKQTTDRVDNMARTMESTVTDPKAQENIKETLHNTAQISARINKLMGGKAYQTDVNGNSVEVGMTEKKSSTKIEPSVDLLYNTTDNEFRVNGRVRAFNNKGMAEIGLSNMGDDTTFDLNAGRFISSKWLVRGGIFESELGLGVDYNLRGPVSLSAALYDLNHRKYRIRSDIRLHKDTYGVIQMTRPFSSTNGGTYFGIKQVF, from the coding sequence ATGAAGTGGACGACGGAGGCCAAGGTAGGGGCTTTTACAATAATAGGTATAGTTCTATTTATTGCAGGCATACTATTTGTAGGCCGTATCGATATTTGGGCTAAACCGCAAATGACAATTACAGGTGATTTCACTCAAGTAAATGGCCTAAAAAATGGGAATCAGGTTAAATTTTCCGGCGTGGCCATCGGGACTGTTTCTGATATTGAAATTACACCGCGTGGCGTTGTGGTTAAGATGAAACTTGATGAAAAAACGCAGATTCCAAGTGACTCGATCTTTTCCTTGGGGTCAGATGGTTTTTTAGGTGATAAATTTATTCAAATTTCACCAGGACAGTCTAAAGTATATTTACAAGATGGTGACTCCGTTAAAGGTGAAGGCGTTGATGCTGTGGATAAGGCCATGCAGAGTGCACAAAAATTAATGGATGGTACTGAGAAGATGCTACAGTCTATTAATAGTATTATTGGTGATCCTGCAACTCAAAGTGCACTTAAATATTCTTTGCAATCTACAGCTGTGATGGCTGATAATGCGGTAGCTATTACACAAAATATGGCGGATGTAACGGCTCAGCTAAATCAAGCAGCACAACAGTTTAATGCTGATGGTAATGCAGGCAATGATATGCGTGCTATTTTAACTAATTTAAAACAAACTACTGATCGTGTAGATAATATGGCTCGTACCATGGAATCAACTGTAACAGATCCTAAAGCACAAGAAAATATTAAGGAGACTTTACATAATACGGCACAGATTTCAGCTCGCATCAATAAACTGATGGGCGGAAAGGCGTACCAAACGGATGTAAATGGAAATAGTGTAGAGGTTGGTATGACTGAAAAAAAGTCATCTACCAAGATTGAACCATCTGTAGATTTGTTGTATAACACAACGGATAATGAATTCCGTGTCAATGGTAGAGTACGTGCCTTTAATAATAAAGGAATGGCTGAAATTGGCCTTTCTAATATGGGGGATGATACTACTTTTGATCTGAATGCAGGTCGATTTATTAGTTCTAAATGGTTGGTGCGTGGTGGTATTTTTGAAAGTGAATTGGGTCTTGGAGTGGATTATAACCTCCGTGGTCCTGTGTCCTTATCAGCCGCGCTATATGACCTTAATCATCGTAAATATCGTATTCGTAGTGATATACGTTTGCATAAAGATACCTATGGCGTTATTCAAATGACCAGACCGTTCAGTTCTACGAATGGAGGTACCTATTTCGGTATTAAACAAGTATTCTAA
- a CDS encoding ABC transporter ATP-binding protein, with protein MIELRNVVVAYESRVILDSVNLTINDGETLVILGGSGSGKSTLLRLLIGLQRPTSGQIIVDGTDITTLSEDEFNTVRRKMGMVFQYSALFDSMSVGENVAFGLRQHTKLKDDEIKRIVAERLDWVGLKGYESYMPNELSGGMKKRVSLARAIALDPSLILYDEPSSGLDPITSGTISILIKGMQNRLGCTSIVVTHDMQSAFYVADRIALLDQGHFVEISDTIEFKNSTNKKVQQFIHGEAEPINESAMGDI; from the coding sequence ATGATTGAACTACGCAATGTTGTAGTTGCCTACGAGTCACGTGTGATTTTAGACTCTGTTAATCTCACTATTAATGATGGGGAGACGTTAGTTATATTAGGCGGCAGTGGTAGTGGTAAAAGTACATTACTTCGCTTATTAATAGGTTTACAACGTCCTACATCAGGGCAGATTATCGTAGATGGCACAGATATAACTACATTATCTGAAGATGAATTTAATACGGTACGAAGAAAAATGGGGATGGTATTCCAATATTCAGCTTTGTTTGATTCTATGTCGGTAGGTGAGAACGTAGCTTTTGGTTTGCGTCAACATACGAAGTTAAAGGATGACGAAATCAAACGCATTGTGGCAGAAAGACTTGATTGGGTTGGTTTAAAGGGATATGAGTCCTATATGCCTAATGAGTTATCTGGTGGTATGAAAAAGCGGGTTAGCTTAGCTCGTGCTATAGCACTAGATCCGAGTTTAATTCTTTATGATGAACCTTCATCAGGGTTAGATCCTATTACATCAGGTACGATTAGTATACTAATTAAGGGGATGCAGAATCGGCTTGGTTGTACTTCTATCGTGGTAACACATGATATGCAGTCAGCATTTTATGTTGCTGACCGCATAGCTTTACTCGATCAGGGGCATTTTGTAGAAATTTCTGATACAATAGAATTTAAGAATTCTACAAATAAGAAGGTACAACAATTTATTCATGGTGAAGCAGAGCCGATTAACGAATCTGCGATGGGAGATATATAA
- a CDS encoding MlaE family ABC transporter permease, producing the protein MSWLESIGRVVINGLSQMGSATLLVWQTIKQLKMINLWHVFQQMAHLGVDSLPIISLTLLFAGAVMTLQITDVLITYGAQSTVGGLMAVAMGRELGPILVGVVLAGRVGAAITAEIGTMKVTEQIDALRVMAVDPVGYLVVPRVVACMIMVPILAFYGVVIGIAGGYFVATVIKGLAPSTYLDSIQMFSTISDFTLGLIKSSVFGAVIALVGAYKGMETKMGAEAVGFSTTSSVVTSIILVFVLNYFLSTLLF; encoded by the coding sequence TTGAGTTGGCTAGAATCGATAGGTCGAGTCGTCATAAACGGCTTATCGCAGATGGGTAGTGCTACATTATTAGTGTGGCAAACAATAAAACAATTAAAAATGATTAATCTGTGGCATGTATTTCAACAGATGGCTCACTTAGGGGTAGACTCCTTGCCTATTATTAGCTTAACTCTACTCTTTGCTGGTGCCGTTATGACCTTACAGATTACAGATGTACTCATTACCTATGGTGCTCAAAGTACAGTAGGTGGCCTTATGGCTGTAGCTATGGGCCGTGAATTGGGTCCTATCTTAGTTGGTGTAGTATTAGCCGGCCGTGTTGGCGCAGCTATCACGGCTGAAATTGGTACAATGAAGGTAACAGAACAAATTGATGCCCTACGTGTTATGGCTGTTGATCCTGTTGGTTACCTCGTGGTACCACGTGTAGTAGCGTGTATGATTATGGTGCCAATTTTGGCATTTTATGGTGTTGTTATCGGTATTGCCGGTGGTTACTTTGTAGCCACTGTTATCAAGGGTTTGGCGCCTAGTACATATTTAGATTCTATTCAAATGTTTTCTACCATTTCAGATTTCACCTTAGGACTTATAAAGTCTAGTGTGTTTGGTGCTGTCATTGCATTGGTAGGTGCTTATAAGGGCATGGAAACTAAAATGGGCGCAGAAGCTGTTGGTTTTTCCACTACTAGTTCTGTAGTAACTAGTATTATTCTAGTATTTGTATTAAATTACTTTTTATCTACATTGTTATTTTAG